The Thermacetogenium phaeum DSM 12270 genome segment CTAGGTTTTACGCCACCCTTTACCCGAACTGGAATTGGGAAAGATACCACCTCTTAAAACAGGTATTTTCCATCGACCCTCAGAGGAGAATCACCCGTTTATCCAGAGGAATGCAAAAACAGGTGGCCTTCTGGCTGGGCATCTCCACCATGCCCCGGGTGATGCTTCTCGATGAGCCGGTCGACGGTCTGGACCCGGTGATGCGGAAAAAGGTCTGGAACTTAGTTCTGCAGGATGTCGCCGAGCGCCAAACAACGGTGCTGGTTTCCTCCCATAACCTGCGGGAGCTGGAGGATGTCTGTGACCATGTGGGCATTTTGCATAACGGCAGCGTACTGGTAGAAAGGGATCTCGATGATTTAAAGACGGATGTTCATAAGCTCCAGCTGGCCTTTACCGGGGAGGTACCCGCGGATCTCCTGGAGACGGGGACGCTTCTACACCGTCAGCAAAGCGGCAGCATCCTGCAGATAATTGTCAAGGGGGATAAGGACCGCATTCTGTCGGAGGTGCGGCGGGCTGAACCGGTTATCCTGGATATCCTGCCGCTGACACTGGAGGAGATTTTTATCTACGAGTTGGGGGGAAGGGGATATGACATTCAAAGTATTCTTATTTAATAAAGGAGTGATTGTCAGCGATCTCAAGCGGTTCTGGTGGATCAGCGTTTTGTATGGCCTGGTCCTGCTTTTGCTCCTGCCTTTTCACCACATGATGCAGATTGTATCAGTCGATAGCGAATGGATGTCGGAAGCGCTGAAAAGATCACTGGACATTTTCTCCGGGCAGGGCGGGCTGCAGGCACTCCTCATTTGCACCGTGCCCGTTATCCTGGCGGTGCTGATTTTTCAGTATTTGCACAGCGTCCGGGCGACCGGGGTGATGCACAGCCTGCCTCTTGACCGCAAATCCCTGTTCTTAAGCCACTGCTCGTCGGGGCTGGTGCTGTTGCTTCTGCCCGTCCTGGTCACCGGATTGGCGCTGGTCGCCCTGAATATGACGACCACTTTAAAGGACTATTACTCACTCCTGAACATCCTGGAATGGGTGGGGATCACAGCTCTCATCGACGTATTGGTATTTGCGATCGCCGTTTTTGTAGGGATGTTCACGGGCAGTGCCGCAGCCCACATCGCCTTCACCTATATTCTGCAGGTTCTGCCCACCGGGTTAAATATTCTGTTGGCCGAGAATCTCCGGCATCTGGTGCACGGCTACGCCGACATCAGTACTCCGACCAAGCTGAAGTATAACTTTCCGCTGCTGCTGTTTACCGGCGGGATCAGTAGTGATTATTTTACTGCCGGAACCGTTGCGGTTTATCTCCTGGGGATCGCCCTGTTTCTGGCTGCTGCTGCCTATGTCTATAAATTAAGGCACGCCGAAGCGGCCGGTGAGGTCATCGCTTTTCCGATCCTGCGCCCGGTTTTTAAATACGGTGTAACCGCTTGCACCATGCTGCTGGCAGGAGCCTATTTTGCC includes the following:
- a CDS encoding ABC transporter ATP-binding protein, yielding MIEVRGLTKSFGKLKALVNVDISIEKGAIYGLLGPNGAGKTTLIKHLAGVYRQDAGTVAVDGQPVYENPAVKSFLVYIPDELYFFSQYSIEETARFYATLYPNWNWERYHLLKQVFSIDPQRRITRLSRGMQKQVAFWLGISTMPRVMLLDEPVDGLDPVMRKKVWNLVLQDVAERQTTVLVSSHNLRELEDVCDHVGILHNGSVLVERDLDDLKTDVHKLQLAFTGEVPADLLETGTLLHRQQSGSILQIIVKGDKDRILSEVRRAEPVILDILPLTLEEIFIYELGGRGYDIQSILI